aacgggatcacatcattagagaatgatgtgattgacttgacccatccgttagcttagcacgatgatcgtttagtttgttgctattgctttcttcataacttatacatgttcctacgactatgagattatgcaactcccgaataccggaggaacacttagtgtgctatcaaacgtcacaacgtaactgggtgactataaagatgctctacaggtgtcttcgatggtgtttgttgagttggcataaatcgagattaggatttgtcactccgagtatcggagaggtatctctgggccctctcggtaatgcacatcactataagccttgcaagcattgtgactaatgagttagttgcgggatgatgcattacgaaacgagtaaagagacttgccagtaatgatattgaactaggtattgagataccgacaatcgaatctcgggcaagtaacataccgatgacaaagggaacaacgtatgttgttatgcggtttgaccaataaagatctacgtagaatatgtaggaaccaatatgagcatccaggttcctctattggttattgaccggagatgagtctcggtcatgtctacatagttctcgaacccgtagggtccgcacgcttaatgttcggtgacgatcggtattatgagtttatgtgttttgatgtaccgaaggtagttcggagtcccggatatgatcacggacataacgaggagtctcgaaatggtcgagacataaagatcgatatattggatgactatgtttggacctCGTAATGGTTTCGagagagttcgggcatataccggagtaccggggggttaccagaaccccccggggagtacatgggccctaatgggctttagtggagagagagagaggggcagccagggcaggccgcgcgccccctccccctctggtccgaattggactaggaaggggggcggcgcccccctttccttcctccctccctccctcttccttctctcctagtccaactagggaaggggggatcctactcccggtgggagtaggactcctccagggtgcgccatagagggccggccctcccccctcctccactcttttatatatgggggaggggggcaccccatagacacacaagttgatcattgatctcttagctgtgtgcggtgcccccctccaccaaatccacctcggtcatatcgttgcagtgcttaggcgaagccctgcgccggtagtttcatcatcaccgtcatcacgccgtcgtgctgacgaagctctccctcaacactcagctggatcgagagttcatgggacgtcaccaagctgaacgtgggcagatcgcggaggtgccgtactttcggtactaggatcggtcggatcgtgaagacgtacgactacatcaaccgcgttgtcataacgcttccatttacggtctacgagggtacgtggactacactctcccctctcgttgctatgcatcaccatgatagatcttgtgtgtgcgtaggaaaattttgaaattactgcgttgcCCAAcagattatgctatacgatgatacttggtgaacttaccatctctcttctacatgcttcaagatggaggctgccagaagtgtagtcttTGATAGGACTAGCTTTCCCCCTcatattctggcattctgcagtttagcCCACAGATATTACCCCTTACACagataccaatgcatatgtagtgtagatccttgcttgtgagtactttggatgagtactcacagttgctttgctccctcttttccccctttccattttTCTTGGACGTCGCAACtggatgttggagcccaggagccaaaCGCCAcggacgacgactcctactacaccggaggtgcctactactacgtgcaggctaccgacgacgaccaggagtagtttaggaggatcccaggcaggaggcctgcgcctctttcgatatATATCCCAGTTTGTGCAAGCCATCTTAtcgcaacttgtttaacttatgtctgtactcagatattgtttcttcctccaactcgtctatgattgagcacttgtattcgagccctcgaggcccctagcttgtattatgatgcttgtatgacttatttatttttagagttgtgttgtgatatcttcccgtgagtccctgatcttgatcgtacaattttgcgtgtatgattagtgtacgatgaaatcgggggcgtcacacataGCCACCTCTTGGGAGCCTCCACGGGCGAGAGCGCCATCCATTTCGAGCTGGCATGCCGCAAGGGCCTCCCTAGGGCTCTCTATGTCGGTTGATCCACCTGGACGGTGTGCACCCTCACGGCTCGCCTCGGGGTCCATGACGGGTGGACCGCAGGGCCATGGTCATGTGGTGTTTGTCGGCATGCCGCATGGGCCTCCCTAGGGCTCTCTGTGTCGGTTGATCCACCTGAACGGTGTGCACCCTCACGACTCGCCTCGGGGTCCATGACGGGTGGACCACGAGGCCATGGTCATGTGGTGTTTGTCGGCACACCTGCATGCAAGGACCCGCACGTGATGGGATCACCTAGCCCTCCTGTCGGCGTCCTCGTGTCGGGCTAGTTCGGTCGCGACATGCGGGGTGTGCATCACGCCCACTTGCGCCGGCTCAAGCGTAGGGTCAGTCAGTCAGGACCGTTCGCCCCCCTGGTACGCGCGGGCATCACGTGGTGTGCGACATCCGGGTGCGTTGGACCCGCGTCCACCCACCTATCTGGAGGGTCGTCCAGCCGGTTGTGCGGATGGTAGTTCAGCCGGTTGTCCGGATGGTACGTGTATGTTGGGCCCTCACCCGGCATGTGCTACCGAGGGGGGGGGTTTGCCCAGGCCGCTCGCAGCAGTGTCTTTCGTTTCAAACGTTGGTCCTGCCCGGATGtgaagggggtggcttgcccggGCCCCGAGGGGGCTAGCCTGTCCAGATGTAGAGGGGCTTGCCATGGCCGGACATGGAGGGGGCTGGTCTGCCCTGACTGTTGTCATCACGGTATCTATTGGTTGGCGCCTATGGTCTCTTTCACCCGCTCGACTCCATTGGACTTGGAGGGTCTTTGCCAACCCAACTTCTCGTCGTCCGCGGGCCTGTCCGGCTAGCGGGTTTCGGTCTTGGGGTCGGCCAGCCGTTCTGTTTGAATCTCATGCATTTTTTTCCCCGTGTTGTTGCAGTAAGGCCATCAGCATGGGGAAAATATCTAGTGCTACCAAGGCTTACGTGCTACCGTGGTATCTCAGAACGGACGGCTCTCAATAACTCTGCAGCATTTGCGAAAAAACTCCAAGGAGTCCAAAAATTGTGCATAGATCTATCAGATCCAACAGCTCTCAGATGCCGTCCGATCTAAGAATCCGACGGCCCAGATGCCCGTATCATGGTAACATTTACCGAAAAAGGCtctcgccccgctttatatataaagcatcGAACCTCATACATCCGAACCATACAACACGACACCCCAAACGCACGCACCCAAAGCAAGATACAAAGGTGCCGAAGATTAGCTAAGCCAACTCGAAGCAAACAACAGATGTACAACAAGCATCACTACGAAGATGACGGAGCCCTCCACCGAGAACAAGCCACCGTGAAGAACGTAGCTGACCGCCGACGAACCATGCGCCCCAAGGTAGTGCCTTCAGGAAGGACACGACACCATTGCGCCGCCGCCACCCGATCCAAAGGATCAAGATTTTCATCGGGGGCAACATGGAGGATCAGGAGAGACCGCGACGGAGCCTACAAGAAGGGGATGACGCCCGCGGACAACACCACCGTCGGTCTGACCACGGTCAGACAGGGATTTCACCCCGGCATACCAGTCCACCTCCGATCAGGGTGCGCCCGGTCGAGAGGCCTGCCACACCGCTGCCACGGATCGCCATGCCACAGCCACCCCCGCCGCCCACGCGACCGGGGCCACCAGTCCGCACCCGAGCTATGAGCTCCGCCCATGAACATCGCAACTCCCACCGCAGAGCCGCCGCCCTGCCACCCGACACCCCCAATGGCCGCCCAGAGGAGCGAATCTCCACCACTAGCAGACCACTAACAGCATCAGAGCCGCCAGCGCCGACAAGCCTCGACAGATGGGGCCGAAGGCAACCAGGCCAGGGGAAAGAGGAAGGGGCGGAGCTGTGCGAGACCTCGACCGGCACACCCCCGCGCCGGTGACGGGTGGGCAGACCACCCATCCCTCCAGCCAGCTTCCTCACGTTGCGCCCTGCAACGCCCCACCACGGCCTCCAAACAGATCGCGGAGAGCAAACCGGACACCCGCCCGACGACGAGGACGCCCGTGTCAAGATCGGCCCCGTAGACGGCGACAGGAGGTGCTCTGCCGGGCCTCACACACCGGCCACCGGCAGCCGTGCGAGCAGCAGCAGACGCGCCCGCGCCCCGCCGGCAGGCGCCCCACGCCGTCCGTGGCCACCAGGCAGCAGATCTGGCCGAGCCAGACCAGGCCGCTGCTGCTCCTGCCAAGGACGCACGCGCGCCCACGAAGCCCACCACGCCGCCGCCACGCACCCGCGACCCCGCCGCCAGCGCCCGCTGTCGCGCCTCCACACCCCTCGTCAGCGCGACGccacgcccgccgccgccggcctgcGCCAGCCGCCACCGAGCGAAGGGAGGAAGGGCCCGTCAGCGCGCTCCGGCTGCGGCGAGGagaggagaagaggaggagggaggactgaggcggcggctagggtttccctCCCGGGTCGTTCGCGGGAGCGACacgggaggggggaggggggagcctcTTGAATGGATGTATGGGAAGGGCCCATCATGGTAACATTTAAGCCTAAGTAGCACCAAATACTCTCCCCATCAGCATGCACGTCGGCTCCGGCGGCATAGTATGATGGTGGCTCCATTAAATTAGCCTCTTTGTTTGTGTTGTGATGCCATTGGCTGGCTATAGGCGGGTTTGTGCTGTGCAGGAGAGGTTGATGCGGGCGGGTGGTGATATTTCCATTTCCTCCTTTTCTGTGTGCCGGGGTCGACGTTGCTTCGGTTGACTGAGCCAGCTTTTCATGCCGCAGTTGCTGGCGCCATGGATTTGAATGAAACTCTGGTTGTTTGTTATCCTGTGAAGAGTGTAGGTTCACATGTTGAAGACTTATCTACACTACTATTAAACAAGAGAACATCGTCAGGGGCGGACGAAAACTCTGTCATCCGGCGTCCCACACCGCGCCTGTTCACGGCTAAAATTACGGGCCTGCTCCCCAGTCCCCGCATCTTCTCCTGGAAAAAAAAAGGAAGTACTACGCGCCTGTAGCCCGCATCTCTCGCGAAGTCCGCccaacccgccgccgccgccgccccgcccggtGCATGCCATCCCCGCCGCTCCTCCtacacgccgccgccgcacaccTCTAGACGCCGGGCCGTGTATCGCGGGTCATCGTCTGCTCCTCCTCTGCGGTCTCGCCTCATAGCTCTGTTAGACTTGGGGGAGGAGGCGTCGATATGAGTCGCGAGCGAGCTCATGGAGCGGCCAGCCGGCTAGGCGGTGTCTACCTAGCCCTGGGAACACGTCGAACCACAGCAAGGGGCAGGGGAGGCTTGACATAACCGAGTTCGTCGGTCATGGCGGCAAACAGAGCCGGAGCTTGCGGAGCGGCGGTTACAGGTCGAGGATGAAGACTAagagagaggggaaaggaggCAGGGATAACCACGAGGAGGTTCGTGCTTTCGGCACGACTGGAGAAGGCAGGAGCACAATTAATCGACGACGGCGGCTTACGGATGGTGTCAGAGAAGACGACGTCGCGTGCTCTGTGCAGGGCGTCGCAACTCGATTCGTTCGGCGTGGAGGATCAAGAGGGCGTGGAGGCTCTCTCAGATGCTACGGCTTGTCAGGGATAAACCGCTGGCCATGGCGCGTGGCGAAGAGGGAGTTCGATGATGAGCGGAGGGCGCACCAGATTGAGGCAGGTAACAAATGCATTGACTCTCCCCGGCGCATCGGCAGTTACATCTAGCGCACGCGGCCAGTGTGTCGACGGGCGGCTATAGGATGCGTGCGGCAGCCTGGGTGTTCGCGTTGTGGTGGCAGCGCAGTGCCGTGCACGCCAGTCAGTGCGTCAACGACCGGCTAGAAGAGGCGTGCGACAGCCTAGGCGTTCGCATTGTGGTTGCTGTGCAGTGTCGTACGGCCGGGACAACCAGGGCGCGCAGGGCCGGAGCCAGCTAGGTCGTTCGGCGGCCGGCGGATTTGGGGCGCTGCAGCCGCCCGGCATGCTGCGTGTGTGATGTTGTCGGCGTGTTGTGCATTAGTGTTGTCTGCGGCTGCCGGCAGGCTGTGCGCGCAGCTGGCCAGCGTGTGTGAGGTGCGTGTCTGTGGCTGCCGGCAGGCTGTGCGTGCGGCTTGCTTTGTTCAGGTTCTGTTAAATTCAGGAGAGGAAGAGAACTCGAGTAGTGCTGTCAATTTCTGCATGCAATGTTGGTGATTCAGATTCAGCATGGATAAGTTTGTCATGGTTTTAATAAATAGGCATGATTGATTTTAGTTGCTAGAAGTAAAGGCAGTGATACAAATTTTATAATTAGGATGTCGTTTTGCACAGTTCTATCAAATTATTTGCATTGTACAGTCACAATTCTAAGCTTAATCTTGTTAGCTATGTAGCATTGCAGATCAGGCTCTTTTTTCCTACCAGATCAATACCTTTGGTCAGATTTAGCTTATTTGATAGTAACAAAGAATAAATGGTGTGAATATAACAAATAATATGCGGTGGTGACCTATCAAAACTATTAATGTGCATTTTGCAGTTCCGATTTTTACAATTTCTATTCTTCCCTTCTGATCCACAGTTTGCTCTTCTAACACATAATACTATATATGCACATGCAGCCCTTTCAGTTGAGCTGAGTCCTGGTATCCTTGGAAACATTTTTGATGAAATCCAGGTAAGTTCAGCATGATAATCATTCCATTTCTGTTAAATTTGCAGCACCCCCTAAAAACTATTGCTATTAGATCTGAAGACGATGCACCCTGGTAATTTAAGCCAAAAAAGCTGGGTAATGCGTTTGGCATATTTTAACTGTGAATGAGGGACATCTTGTTAATCGTTAGCAGGCCCTCTAAAACATCTCCTTTTTATTATTTGCTTTAGCTGTTGGAGATGTTCTCACCGGTGAAGATCTATATGCTGTAAGTCTTATGATGTTGAATTTTCTTTTATGGATATTACTGTACAAAATGATGGCAGCTTTGGGCCTGCACCCACATGCTAATGTTCGCTGACTCTATGATAGACTGTCTTTGAGAACAatttgacgaaccaccatgtataTAGCGAATAAGTTTCTTTACAAGTTGTTAATCCAATTTTTATCTCTGATCTATTTACTAATActgttaaaaaaatgtttgttTGGATGCAATATGTTCTGAAAAGACCCTTGGCCATTACTCATTAGGTTTTGTCTCCACTCCTATTTCACTGTATGATGAAATAATTATGGATGTTTCTTGCAAATACTTGGTCATTAGGTGTCATAGTTGTTAATTTAGTGTTTGGAAGTAACCAGGGATACTAAAATTATCATTAGGTGTTGTTTCCATTCTTTATTGATCATATGGGGAAATCTATCTGACTTTTTCTTATTTCTGAAAGTTTATGATGATTTTGGGCATACCAAGCTTAAAGAAGATATCTCACAAGTAAGTTTGATATACTCTGGATACATCTTGATATGTATGATATCCTCACTGCTTTTAGGGTGACACTGTGAACTTGGGCTTTTTGGATGGAAAAAAAGTTGATCCAAACCGACACCATGTATTCTTATGGATTTATGCTTTGTCAGTGTAATCTCCAATTTCATTCACATGTATACCATTACTCTTCTCATGGTCTTGCAGATGCATCGTGTCTAGCTTTTTAGCCTTACAAATTAGAGGTTTTGATTGATACATGCATATTATTGGAATATTTGGTGCTTTGAAAAGACTATGGGTGGAGTCAACAAACTGACTGAATGTATGAAAGAAATCCAAGACTCTTTGTCAGCTTCTCTTGGAGCTTCTGCTAATTTCAACAAGGTAATATTTAAGATTTATTACAATCTTGTATTTAATTATTTTATCTGAATCACTTACATCTATACTATTACACACAAAAAACTTGCATGATTAAACAGAGGAGGAACTTAAAgaattggagtgagcagtgtgtGTCTGTTAGATCGATCTGTAAATCTTAGTCTACTTGCTGATTTCATAGGACTAATTCACTGGTGCACGGTGAATGCTCTAGCATACACAGGTGGATTTTCCCATATAATTGTAATATTAGTCAAGACGTGCATTGCACGTGCACGCTTACTAGTGCTATGAAATTGAAGAAACAACGGCGAACGCAGGTTGGTATTTAGGGATCAGAATTTATGGGCTTCCGTTGTATCTTTGGACTTGAAAAGCAATAGATCTCATATTGGAGCCATGCTGCATTATTGAAGACGTTGATTGGTCCAACCTTAGCTTCCATTACATTCGGCTCGGTAAATTGCACGGcttgggctgttaacgggttgtTAACCTTAGCTCCCAGGACTAAGGTGTGCCACTGTTCCTACTAATTTGTAATTTTGTATCCTCTCTCTATCCCACTCCTTTTTTTTGCGAATACTCTATCCCACTCCTTTCTTCTGAGTTAATCCCTTGGAACCTCTCATCATTGTTTGTGTAGATTCTTTTTTATCTATAATACCTACAAGGTGTTCGCATGAAAATCCAAACGAGCTGCAGGGAAAGATTCGCCTATACGTAGTAATATCCATGCTCCGTTGTCTGCTCGGTAATTTCTTTTTCTGAAATTTAGTTTACTGAAAAAGGCTTTCGCCTCgttttataaataaagcaaccaCCAAGCACAAAGTCGACATGGTACCATCCgaacaacacacacacacaacgcCACCGCAGGCAAGGTCCGACACACAGGCACAGAAACACTACACGGGTTCAGCTGTGGGCACAACACAACAAGCCCAACACAGACACTAGGCACACACAACACAAAAACGGCGGTGGCGAGGTAGAGAAGATCTAATCCGGCTCCGGTGGTGGTGGGGGGGAGCGGTGGAGCCATCCGGAGAGCCATCGCGCGAAGTTGGGTGATGATGGAGGTGATGGCGTCTCTCTCCCTGGGGCGGCTAAGCGGCCGTCAAAGCTGCAAGTAACCAGACCATTTGAACAAAGCGTCAGTAGCGCGACGAAGAGGGATACGCTGAATCACAAGCTTATTCCTA
The sequence above is a segment of the Aegilops tauschii subsp. strangulata cultivar AL8/78 chromosome 6, Aet v6.0, whole genome shotgun sequence genome. Coding sequences within it:
- the LOC109764581 gene encoding uncharacterized protein — encoded protein: MKTKREGKGGRDNHEEVRAFGTTGEGRSTINRRRRLTDGVREDDVACSVQGVATRFVRRGGSRGRGGSLRCYGLSGINRWPWRVAKREFDDERRAHQIEAALSVELSPGILGNIFDEIQLLEMFSPVKIYMLL